In Streptomyces sp. NBC_00448, the following are encoded in one genomic region:
- a CDS encoding ATP-binding protein, which yields MCRARQFLAQHLDAWGLPHLKDSAQVVVCELVTNAVTHAHPPYGNLIATRFERLASGVRIEVHDASDAKPEHREASPDDESGRGLGLVDALTGGQWGVSDRDGPGKVLWAVCGENGAEVPQ from the coding sequence GTGTGCAGGGCGCGTCAGTTCCTCGCCCAGCACCTCGACGCCTGGGGGTTGCCGCATCTCAAGGACAGCGCCCAAGTGGTCGTATGCGAGCTGGTCACCAACGCGGTCACGCACGCGCACCCGCCGTACGGGAATCTGATCGCCACTCGGTTCGAGCGACTCGCCTCCGGAGTGCGCATCGAGGTGCATGACGCCAGTGACGCCAAGCCGGAGCACAGGGAGGCGTCACCAGACGACGAGTCCGGGCGCGGCCTGGGTTTGGTGGACGCGCTGACTGGCGGGCAGTGGGGCGTGAGCGACCGGGACGGCCCGGGAAAGGTGCTGTGGGCTGTGTGCGGCGAGAACGGCGCAGAGGTGCCGCAGTGA
- a CDS encoding helix-turn-helix domain-containing protein codes for MRALRTALKVSLRDMQTLTGLDRGHLSRLERGLVGASPDTIRRYANALEVPTASITHDR; via the coding sequence ATGCGGGCTCTGCGAACTGCCCTCAAGGTAAGCCTGCGGGACATGCAGACATTAACCGGCCTCGACCGGGGTCATTTGTCCCGCTTGGAGCGCGGGCTTGTCGGTGCCAGCCCCGACACGATCCGCCGGTACGCGAACGCGCTCGAGGTACCGACCGCATCCATCACACACGACCGATGA
- a CDS encoding DUF779 domain-containing protein: MTPPASPADPAEPVRRVELTPAAEELLGRLADRHGPLMFHQSGGCCDGSSPMCYLRGEFRVGGADVLLGRVAGDTPFWMSASQFAYWRHTHLTVDVVKGRGSGFSLEAPEGVRFLLRSRLLTDDELALLAAEPSPLTGADATAS, translated from the coding sequence ATGACTCCCCCGGCCTCCCCCGCGGACCCGGCCGAGCCGGTTCGCCGGGTCGAGTTGACCCCCGCCGCCGAGGAACTGCTCGGCCGGCTCGCCGACCGGCACGGCCCGCTGATGTTCCACCAGTCCGGCGGCTGCTGCGACGGAAGCTCCCCGATGTGCTACCTGCGCGGCGAGTTCCGGGTGGGCGGCGCGGACGTGCTGCTCGGCAGGGTGGCGGGCGACACGCCGTTCTGGATGAGCGCGAGCCAGTTCGCCTACTGGCGCCACACCCACCTCACGGTCGACGTGGTCAAGGGCCGTGGCAGCGGCTTCTCGCTGGAGGCCCCGGAGGGCGTGCGCTTCCTGCTGCGCTCACGCCTGCTCACCGACGACGAACTCGCCCTGCTCGCCGCCGAACCCTCCCCGCTCACCGGCGCGGACGCCACCGCGTCGTAG